TTTatcatatatagtatatataatatattacattatcACAATTAATACGATGGCTAACATGTAGTGTCTTTGTAATTTATGGATACTTACCGCATTCAAATTTTGCCACGCTGCTACTTTCAAATCacgaaaataaaaagaaatctCGCGATATTTTAGCATGACAACCTCTGGTCCTCGAATGTTACGACTTCTTTcgaatctaattaaaattagagtTGTGATTCCGATTCACTATATGATGATGCTCTACGATATGACGCTCCAATACAATCGTAGTGGAGTCGACTTATTTCTGATCGGAATAAATATTCCTATCTGTCAAGTCCATATACCAGACTGCATAATTATGAAATCTTATAGCAGACCATTTTGACACGTGGGAAATTTTGACTTCTAAATATAACAAATCCTtacattattacataaatacataaattttattatttttgaaaattgacagaAACTCGTTTATATACagatagatctacatgtatactcgtacaatgtataaataatacTATAACTATAAATGTGGGGTATAATTTACCTGGGTACATGACTTCGTCGGTACCGCTATTTTACCTGGCCGCGAGGTGGCGCTGAACACCGGTAAGGATGTTTTGCTGGCTGTTGTTACGGTAAACGGTGAGTGATTTCGACCGTGCCCCACGTGTTTGCACTTGTCATTGCGGACAAGCTTTCTACACAGTAGATCACGCTAAGAGGACGTCTGAAAATTTTTTAGCAGTGGTACAGGAGAATCAGCATCTCTAGTCCAGGTAAGTTTTACCCTGTATATACCTATACATCAATCTGTACCCGATAACTTTACCCGTCATATGTCAACATTTATTCCTGAAGGAACCTGTACGGGTAAATATTGTACCCAAGCGGACAAGCTAACACAGTATCAACACTTTCCCTGTAAATTACAATACTATATTAACATGTAGTTCCCTGACTATTACAATACACTGCTAAATAATTCATAGTCTGCTAGTAGCTACACATATACGGCTACCTGGATATAAACAATATGGTCTACATAAGAAAGTATTTTGTGCCCAGTGCTCATTCAGCTGTTATTTGCATGagctacaatgtacataaaatcAAGATGAGCAGATTTTAGTTGGCTTGTATAATTTCCCAACATTAAATTGATGAGAAACTTTGATCATGATAAATATTTCTAGTATTCTTGATGTCAATTCAATAAAAAGGTGTACCAAAACAAACAGCCAAGAAATGAGAAGGTACATATGTAAGAAGTCCataatatcacatacaaatgtgTACACTATGTAGTAGCTAATATAACCCAGAAATAAAAACCAGGTTTTGTAACAAGTTTGATTCCTAAAAGGTTCAGaagattttttataaatgtcttATCATGCCAGCCTTGTACCAGCTTGAATAAGGAAGAGGGCACAACAATTTTACTAGGATACAGACAGAGAACAAAAATCCCCTTTTAGTCTGTCATTGTACACAACTACAATGGTTCAAAATGtgaacaaaatatatacatctaATTATAAGCTATGTATGAACCAGACACAATAGTGTACTGTCTGTGGGAATGTTGAGGTTCAAAGCTTATTAACAGGAACTTTAACTTTCATGGAATATTTGGAATATTCTGTCACCACATGCTAACCCAATagatataatgaaataattattatgataaaaCATGATATCTATAAGACTATATGCTGTAATAGATCACTAAATCTCAACGCCcttatcattattataaagGAACACTTATCGGTTAGTAAGTGTTTAAACAGCAGTCAAGGGAAAAAACACCATAATTGTAGTTGTAAGTAGATATGACTTCCTTAATCctaatatatgtacaaatgtacaatacAGCAACCAAACCTGAAATGGACAAATACCAAACAGTTACTATTACACCAGGTAAAAGGTGTATAACAAGAATACGAAACAAGAAATCCAAACTACAAacaaaggggaggtaacttgCAGAAGAAAGAACTCATATTGGTAAAGATCACTCAGACAGAATTCCCTCCCTActgtaattataaaatcttTGTAGACTGGTCACCAGACactaatttacataatatgtagAAGAACAGTGAAAAATACACATGTACCAGTCGAGGGCCCCAACCAGGAATCAAACCTGGGTTGTGGTCATGGAAATCTACGACTCTACCAAATGAGCCAAAAAAGCTCTGTCGACTGAGTGACATatttaacactatatatatgtttaaaccACACCTAACTTCCAGCTCCAGTGATTTTTTTAGGTATATTTTGGGGTCAAATAAAGGCTCATTCCCTTAGTGAAATTTTGCTGGGtttttttcccaatttcatgttaatattttcccaaataaagaaaGACTCtctaaaacatacatatttcaagaaaataacaatgtaaattttcataattgaaAAGATGTGGGCaccaaaaaaaattattgagTAATAAAATCACTGCtccttttacaataaaatttgttgatagATTTTATCAGCAGAATTTGGAGGAGAAGATACATAGATTATCCCCCTTTAGTCCGCTAAatctgcctatattattaggcttttaaattttttttattaccttatatataaactatatattaggcaaaaaaaaacaaaaaaaaacaacaagcCTAattatataggcaggtttagtggactaatctccccttagtttaaaaacttttaatcaGACATATCCAGtgcaaaaatatttcatcaggCCAAATTTTTGATGCTTTTAATATTCTACAGACTGGTGGTGATCTTAGTTGATTTTCAAGTTTGATTTACGGGTATATATGTTAGAATAGtaacattaaataattttttaacagAAAAGGGATGAGATTTTATAGTTAAACAGAAAAATTACAATTAACTCCCCTTATTTTATTATAACCCTTCTTGCATATGCATTTagtgttttatttgttatagcCAGATGTAGATTGCTTATACATTTTTCCCCAAAGAGTATGATAacatatatttgaaaactagaccaaaatttacaaacagaCTGAAGCAATTAGAACTATGACCTCAATAAACTccattttctgttgtttttgttgtagaTCATGAGAGCAGGAGGTCGGAAAGGGAAGTCAAAGGCAGCCTTGCCTACCCATAATGCACCTCCTAAATCTACGATGTCTGCCATGGGGAAATCGGCCCGATCCTTTCCCCTGTCTCCTTACATGGTATTGATGTCCTTTATGTTCTGGACATTGATGGCTTACTTGTCCTTCAAAGGTTTTCAATACCTTGCCGTTCACCGCACCATAAACGACAAAGAATTGGATGGATTTTGTGATTCTGTGTTTGGTAAAACATATTCAGAAAACCTAAAGTTTGTTGAAGCATACCCTAAAGGTGAAGCGGGGCCATATATCAGCCGCATCGGCTCCCAGAAGTATACTGACACCTTCCAAGGGGAGGAAGTTCCTAAAGAGTTAGACAAGATTCCACCAATTGTTACAGCTGTCACTTCACACGATTTCTGGATTCTTCAAGGCCTAATACAGCAATTTGTGGAAGGAAACAAGAAAGGCATGGACTTGAAATTGGTGGTGTTTGATATTGGGCTGTACGAATCAGAGCTGGATCTGGTAAGTAACACCCAACAGAACATCAAATCAAGACTGACTGGTAGAAGTCCATTATGTTGtatcaataaattaaatttccaaACACATTTCTATACATAGAATACAACAGCCTTAAATTAGCAAAAcctataaagaaattaaaaaggaATCAGGTTGTATTTGCTAAGTAAACACTTGTTGTTGTATCTTATAAAGTCTTACATGAGTCACTCAGCTGACAAAGAATGTGTCATTCAGCTGACAAAGCATGTGTCACTCAGATGACAACGCTTGTGTCACTCAGCTGACAAAGCTTGTGTCACTCAGATGACAAAATTGTGTCACTCAGCTGACAAAGCAAGAGCCACTCAGATGACAAAATTGTGTCACTCAGCTGACAAAGCTTGTGTCACTCAGATGACAAAATTGTGTCACTCAGCTGACAAAATTGTGTCACTCAGCTGACAAAGCAAGAGCCACTCAGCTGACAAAGCAAGAGTCACTCATCTGACAAAGCATGAGTCACTTAGCTGACAAAACATGAGTCACTCATCTGATAAAGCGTGTGTCACTCATGATCAGCTGACAAAGCATGTGTCACTCAGCTGACAAAGCATGTGTTACTCAGCTTACAAAACATGTGTCACTCAGCTTACATAACATGTGTCACTCAGCTGACAAAACATGTGTCACTCAGATGACAAAGCAAGAGTCACTCAGCTGACAAAGCATGTGTCACTCAGCTGACAAAGCATGAGTCACTCAGCTGACAAAGCATGATTCACTCAGCTGACAAAACAGGAGTCACTCAGCTGACAAAGCATGTGCTACACCATTGACAAACTTAGACAAAAGTATGTGTCATTCAAGTGGCTTACTGAAAATACATATCACTCAGCTAGAAAAGATGTTGAATTGAACATAATTAAGAAATGTCCGTGATATGTTTAACTCCCCCCTGCTGATCCTCATATGCTTAAGGCTGTCTGTCAagagatataattatatactttatTAAACAATATGCCACTCACCTGACAAAAAATTGTAGATTTAATTAGGCCTCCACCAATAGCACACCTGAGTAAAACCACAGTGGTGTTTAGCCTAGTCTACCACCAGATTAGAACATTTCATCACTATTTCATATAATAATTCACTTCCTTCATTTTCAGATGAAGAAGCACTGTAACTGTGACGTACGGAAATTTGATGCCAGCATTTATCCTCAACATGTGGCTGATGTGACAAACAAAGCATTCCGTCCAATCATAATACAGGTCAGTAAAGGGTTTGGGCAACAAATACGTACAGTCATGTCAATTAAACAAGTAAAGAAAGGCTTTGAAATTGCTGATTTCAACATCCAAGATATCATGATATGCTAGTAAAAGagatttgaagttttgatttgtttgtaaTTTTCCATACAGTTGATGTTAGAGGAGTTTGGGTCAGCCATCTGGATGGATCCTGATGTCCGTCTTCAATCTGTGTCCGACCTGACCATGCTGAAGTACCGTGGAGCCCGAAACTTCTTCCTGTGGGAGACAAGTGTATTTACCGGACTGATCAGCTACACTAGTCCGGATATGTTTAAGTTCCTGGACGAGCAGAGATGTGCCTTCATCGACTACGGCATGATGGACACCAAGACAATGGTGTTTTACCGTACAAATCAGACTTGGATGGGGGTGATGAAGCCATGGTTAAAGTGTGTCCTCAATAAGGACTGTCTAACACCTCCCAATGCCAGGAATAGCGAGTGCTTCCATTACAGGCGGCCCAAATGGACGGGCTGCCATTGGTATGACCAATCAGCATTTAGTATCATTATCAATCGTGTGTTCCAGTTCAGTACACACCCGGATCAGTATTCTGTTCCACGATTCACTTGGCACAAAGATGTAGAGGTTGTGTATTACTTTCCAGAGCAGCCTTGGACTTACACACAGCTTGTGGCCTTGACCTTCACTCCATTTATATTTTGTGGgtttatttattacatgtatcttaaacGGAAGACAAGATCCGACCCATTGTTACCAAATAAGTCTGTCTATAACAAACGGTAACCCCACTTTAAGACAGTATCATTACTAGATatgtaaaattttcaaaatgccATGGGCCATACCACTGCTGAGTTCAGGGTATAGTGGGCTATACCACCAAGGAATGTATAGGGTATTTAAGATTTTAAGGATGCATGCACAGTATTGTGGTTAGTCCAGTCAGTTATACCACTGAGGAATGTACAGGGTATATAAAGTTTTATGATGTGATGTGGCATACCATTACTGATTCTTGTCAGTTGAACCACCGAGGAATGTACAGGGTACATAAGGTTTTATGGTGTGATGAACTGTACCACTTTTAATCATGTAGTGGGCTGTACCATATGGATTGTACAGGGTATTTAATTATCAGGTTAAATGATGCAATGGGCCGTGCCACTGAGATGTGTAGGTGTAATATGAGGTTTTCAGGATGTAATTTGCTGTACTATTGAAGAATGTACGGGGTACAAAAATACTTCAAATTTTAATGAAGTAACGAGCTGTACCATTGCTTGGtagactgtacaatatatattggGTCATACTACTGTAGAAAGTACAGCATATTTAGATGTTACAGATGTGATGGGCTGTACCATTGTTGAGATCGGTGTGTATTGTTATTGACAGTAGACGGTACCAACATAAGTACATTGGGCTGAGTATGAACCGCCATTGAGGTGAGGATGACTTATATTTACATAGGGCCATGCTATGGTTGAGTGGACAGGTATGCTAGGGTATACATTGGGCTGAGTATGAACCGCCATTGAGGTGAGGATGACTTATATTTACATAGGGCAATGCTATGGTTGAGTGTACAGGTATGGTATACATTGGGCTGAGTATGAACCGCCATTGAGGTGAGGATGACTTATATTTACATAGGGCCATGCTATGGTTGAGTGTACAGGTATGCTAGGGTATACATTGGGCTGAGTATGAACCGCCATTGAGGTGAGGATGTCTTATATTTACATAGGGCCATGCTATGGTTGAGTGTACAGGTATGCTAGGATATACATTAATGGGCTGAGTATGAACCGCCATTGAGGTGAGGATGTCTTATATTTACATAGGGCCATGCTATGGTTGAGTGGACAGGTATGCTAGGGTATACATTGGGCTGAGTATGAACCGCCATTGAGGTGAGGATGTCTTATATTTACATAGGGCCATGCTATGGTTGAGTGTACAGGTATGCTAGGGTATACATTGGGCTGAGTATGAACCGCCATTGAGGTGAGGATGACTTATATTTACATAGGGCCATGCTATGGTTGAATGTACAGGTATGCTAGGGTATACATTGGGCTGAGTATGAACCGCCATTGAGGTGAGGATGACTTATATTTACATAGGGCCATGCTATGGTTGAGTGTACAGGTATGCTAGGGTTTAAATTGGGCTGAGTATGAACTGCCATTGAGGTGAGgatgttttatatttacataggGCCATGCTATGGTTGAATGTACAGGTATGCTAGTTTGGACATCAGATGGACTAAACATtgttaaagtttatatatatcagACTAATGTTGATTACTCAGGGTATGTAAGGTTGTATACATATGATTGGCAATATTGTTATACATACATCATTATATGTAAAAGAGATGAgttataaaatttgtttaaggCCATTCCTGTTGAATGAAGAGATAAAAAGGGGAAGAACTCTCTGAAGGCAAAAGacaattgatttaatttttacCCTAAGGTGCCATCCTTACTTATTTATGTTCTCTGTACCATGCCATACAAGATCTGTACTTCTGTCACATTGttatattactacatgtaaCTTTTACATGCAGGCATGGGGTAATCGTAATCATGTAATCGTAATcgattgtaattaattacattttctcaAGTAATCGACAGTAATCAGTAATCGAAGGCTATTTCGATTACTTGTAATCGTAATCGTAATCGATTACAGTAAAAATTTACTGTGTAATCGTAATTACATTTcgattacttttcaattacattatacCTATTATGAAGTTGAATTTAGCAGCCAGTATACTAAGTTTAGAAAGTGTAAAGTTCAACTTGTCTGCTGTAGTTCAACTAAAACTGAAGATAGATGTAACAGTGTTTAGTATTGGTCTATAAAAATCTTTTATAATTAGTTTTCTGATGAACTGTAAGGctcaaagaaataaagaatacaTACAAATTGTCTACACAGGTACATTTTATAGCTAATTTTAAGTTTCACCAGTGTGCCCATTTGCATAAGAGCATATTGTATTAAACAATGGAAAGCATTGTTTTCATAAAAGTCAACAGGCATTGACTAAGATCAATTCAGTTGTTTCAGGGAGTATGTCCTCAGATTTCCTATGAActtgttgttttaggaaacaatgaGAAGTCAATTAATTCTGTTTGATATTCCCAGTAACTGTTCTTTTTACCTGTACAGTCAACCAAGATTTATCTGTTTAGCTCAGAAGCATAAGTCacatttttgctttaaaaaatCCTTAAATTATATACttgattcatttttatatatttaacatgtattgcattgtaaatgaaaattatagatataagaaaaaatatattgcaacaGATTTCCGCTTTCTCACTAGAAGAATCAAGAATTAGATTTCAGGTTTAAAATATCTACTTGTTGTGTTATACCGTCATCTGCAAAATGCAGGTTATCAATTAACCACATACGAAAAATGCACATGGTCATTTCTAAGACACACCAGTTTAAAAAGCATGATGTGGGACAGGTGTAAACTTGAAACTAAATTAACAGTTTAACTAATTCCaatgaaactattttatataaaaataactggTTTTGGAATGCTATCAAATCGTAAAAaggaaaatttgaaaatattgtggTAGaagataaaatttaataaatcaacTAAATATGTAATCGAAtgtaattgaaagtaatttcaattactttttgtAAAGTAATCGATTGTAATCGATTACAGGTCAATGGTACCTGTAATCGATTATTAATCGATTACAGCATTTTCTCCCAAGTAAtcgattattaattaattacattttgaagtAATTGTGCCCATGCCTGTTTACATGTATAGCTTAATTTGTTTGACAAATAACTTTAATTCAAGTATTGAAAAATGCCTTATAGAACCATTGACATAAGctgttaatatttgaaaatcatacatttttgacgaaaaatttacataattcaggtacattaaaaataacatgaaagACAGAATAAAtctgaatatattttatatgtattttatcagCGAATctagattttgttttaaacatgttatatttatctattaggGCCTGGTtaagagggcactattgcctcttagtattgtcgagggatggaatagtgctcGAGCCAAAGGCGAGCTAGAGCACTATTTCATCACGatacaatactatgaggcaatagtgccctctcaactaGGCCACAATGAGTTTTGTACATCACCCTTACATGAGACCTGTTTTCATGTCACTGTAACAGAAGAACATCAAGGGACACCTCACAACactatcttcatttccacaccatGTTAtcacattaaaagtacaacatatgaattgtcaCAGAAAATTGTGTTTCTACATGTAcaaaacgggattcagcttcatgacgATTAATAAGTAGAATAATTTAGAACATGAACGAACTGTCTTCTCTGGGAAAGCAACATTTTCTTCCATCCCCCCACACAGCCTGTATGCCATCTTATATCTTGGTCAAAGCGCAACGTTAAAATGatgtcatgtaatggtgacgtcacaatacattcatgtTCAATTttgcgccacttcaatagtgcccgcttgcctgggcactattgcaaatagtataCCCATGTGTGTCACCAAACAGAAttcagtattctgtcacgtgatgtactaataaATTGAATCCGCCCATATTGAGGATCTGTATGAATTCCAAACCTATTTTTAAATTAGATTACAAATTGAAATTAATAAGTAAAGTTCTTAACTTACGTTATATTTCGCTTGTCAGCCGAATGTGTCACTGAGAAGTGGGCAGTGTAGTGTCACATGTAGATGGACAGTCATGTAACAATAGGAGAGAGTTGTATACAGGTTTCTTTGTTTGATAGCAATGTCCTCCGTTACTCTTCTCTTTTTGTGGATGTCTTCTGTGATCTAGGTTGATGTTGTGTCCCGTCGGCCTCCTGTGTTCGTGAATCACCGAGTTGGATCTGAGTCTGATGTGTAATGATCTCCCAGTTTTTCCTACATAGTTTCAGTTACACTGTACTTATTTGGTGTAATAGATCTCATCACatctcatttttttaatttgtcagTTCTGTCTTTTTCTTGTGAAAGCTGTTGCCTGATGGAATTGCATGTTTTGTGACAGATGTTGACTCCATGGCATGCTTACAAAAAATTCTGtgaagtgttatatgtctgagaGCCCTGGTATATATGGGAGGCCGACGTTCACcttgttgttgttgtctttATGTTGATTGTGTTGTTTCTTCTCTTTTTCCTGGAGAATAAGTTCATCCACAGGATATATATTGGTCCGTTGTGCTGTGTTAATGTGTTCTATCTCTGATGTTTGGTCTTCTTTGTTGGTGACTAATTTCTTTGCCCGAAGGAGTAGTGTTCTTACCACTGATCTTTTGTCTCACTAACACATTCCGCTGAAGAAAACAATACAAATTTGAAAATCTAATACTCCCCTAATTTAGTAAATTTTCAGAATTAGGGGGATTGTCTATAACTAAGACCCCCACCTATGGAcattattataaacatttttatagacAAAAACTTTTATTATGTTAACTAACAGGATAACCAAACATCTATAACCATATAGTTACTGAGAGAAAAAATGCATGATTGCTATAAACAGACGTCTCTGTGTTGACAATTACAAGATTAAGAGCTTTATAGACACACAACATTGTCCCTGCTTCACAGAAAAGGGGTGTTCAATATGGTAAATACAGCATTTTAATGTGAAATTGcccagtatatatatagcacATCAATTTAATGCCGtgattttaaattgtttatatataggGAAATATGTCCAGGAGGTTGTTTACCTTGTCAATTTTAACtgtttatgtttaaaatattattcCAAAATGTGAAGTTGATGAATTTGGACCCTATATGAGACActataatgactgtatatatatgctaGCATATCAAGTCAGTCTGTATACTTCAAAGAATATGTAACAGgtttatccattttttttttgatttctttttaataatatttaacatatacatgGTATACTTACATTCCAGCGCTGTCTACATCTAATCTCTATGGTGCAATCAGTcagtgttatatatattacagttgCTAATATTCGCCTGGGTTTTAATTTCAACTTTGCAAAATCtaatattttacatcattatCCAAATACATGGTTTTACAGTTTACACCCTGTCACATGAATGGCACTTTCAAATGCTAAAATGATTATTCGCAAAATAAATCCTGCGAAGAAGAAATTGCGAAACTCTCGCAAAATTTCACTACTGTACAGTAACTAACAAGCAGACAGAAAGACAACGTCATCAATGAATTTATTGTTCCATTTTTTCAGTCAGCATCTTTTTTAAACTCAATAAAACATCATGTAGACattgttaaattaaaattttgtgagagtacatgtacaaaatactaTTTGTTATCTCCAGGTATAATCAGTATCTCAATAGCTCCTGAAGTAAGCGAGTTATGACGATTTGTTCAACACCGACACATTTATGGCGTAGTTTGGCGTATCTGGGAGTTAAGGAATTAAATATCACACATATGGCATTTCTATTTATTATGTAACACTGATATTCTAAGGGTGATATCCACATAAATGTGTTGTATTGATTTACTACAATAAACACCAGTCACCATTGGCATTAATAACATATTGTTGCTGATCTCATATCTACACTGCTTAATCATACACATCTTTTTTGTCAAACTTTGATTGTTTATCTCATTTAACATGAGAATTATGCTTTtaagttcataatatttatatataagtgATTTCAGGTAAATTTCATTATcatgtatatcaaaatgatTCATACTTTTGATATTGTAACTACATTATATAGCATCAACATGTTGATCTgccacaatgcaatgtcatattttgaatgtCAATATAAAGATTAGAAAATGTTTTGATCTGATTCTTCTTACTAGTGATTGACATATTAGCAAATGGACATTCAATTTAGAATCagtattcatttttataaaaaaaaatttttgtataatgttgtattttttgtatGGAAGACTCGTTCACCCTTTTGAGCACGAAAAAATGATGATCTGCGAAAACAACGAAAATTTCTCTTGTAAATCAGTTACAGTCAACACCTGCTTATATAACATCGAAAAATGAAAAGATTCAAAAGTTGTTATAGAACAAAGAAATCTTTCAATGAGTAGGAGAAACAGAAAATGCTATAGAAACAAGAAGAGTTTGTGTAGATGGATAAATAAGGATTAATTGTGTGTTAAGTTATGTTGTGTGACTGTTGCTTAGTAACAAGTGAATAAGGCAGGTATGAACAATAAGCATTAATtggttaaaaataatcaataataaaattgGGTAGATAGTGATATATGTACGGGCTTGGTATCCATTAATTAGCTTTACATCTGAGAGTCATGAGTATGAAACCAACTTTGCTTGTTTGTCTGCTACCCACTGTAGGTCTGTAGGTTTGATTTAGCACAACCTAACATTGACCTtagatgaccttgactgtaacatgtacattgtagtaaGAGGTtataaacacaattaaaataaataattggaACATGTCTGTATACATGAGATTATGAATAGTTATATGTAAGTGTATGTGCTGGTTTGTTGTTAGGTCTCCCATATGTTCTAATGTTATGTTTATGTAGTTACACTGTTAGAGATTA
The nucleotide sequence above comes from Argopecten irradians isolate NY chromosome 1, Ai_NY, whole genome shotgun sequence. Encoded proteins:
- the LOC138315963 gene encoding uncharacterized protein codes for the protein MRAGGRKGKSKAALPTHNAPPKSTMSAMGKSARSFPLSPYMVLMSFMFWTLMAYLSFKGFQYLAVHRTINDKELDGFCDSVFGKTYSENLKFVEAYPKGEAGPYISRIGSQKYTDTFQGEEVPKELDKIPPIVTAVTSHDFWILQGLIQQFVEGNKKGMDLKLVVFDIGLYESELDLMKKHCNCDVRKFDASIYPQHVADVTNKAFRPIIIQLMLEEFGSAIWMDPDVRLQSVSDLTMLKYRGARNFFLWETSVFTGLISYTSPDMFKFLDEQRCAFIDYGMMDTKTMVFYRTNQTWMGVMKPWLKCVLNKDCLTPPNARNSECFHYRRPKWTGCHWYDQSAFSIIINRVFQFSTHPDQYSVPRFTWHKDVEVVYYFPEQPWTYTQLVALTFTPFIFCGFIYYMYLKRKTRSDPLLPNKSVYNKR